The following coding sequences are from one Streptomyces angustmyceticus window:
- a CDS encoding TetR/AcrR family transcriptional regulator, translating to MAIDSSSTSNSKGKPSPAAGTRRARRVRMTGAERREQLLDIGRTLFAERGYEGTSVEEIAAKAGVSKPVVYEHFGGKEGLYAVVVDREMRQLLDMVTGALTAGHPRELLEQAAFALLDYIETFTDGFRILVRDSPVAQSTGTFASLISDIATQVEDILGLEFKARGFDPKLAPLYAQALVGMVALTGQWWVDTRKPKKAEVAAHLVNLAWHGLGNLEARPRLIGHRKN from the coding sequence GTGGCGATCGACAGCAGCAGCACGAGCAACAGCAAGGGCAAGCCCTCCCCGGCCGCGGGCACCCGGCGGGCCCGCCGGGTCCGGATGACCGGCGCGGAGCGACGGGAGCAGCTGCTGGACATCGGTCGCACGCTCTTCGCCGAGCGGGGCTACGAGGGCACTTCGGTGGAGGAGATCGCGGCGAAGGCCGGGGTGTCCAAGCCGGTGGTCTACGAGCACTTCGGCGGCAAGGAAGGTCTGTACGCGGTGGTCGTGGACCGCGAGATGCGGCAGCTGCTGGACATGGTGACCGGCGCGCTGACCGCCGGCCACCCCCGTGAGCTCCTCGAACAGGCCGCGTTCGCGCTCCTCGACTACATCGAGACCTTCACGGACGGCTTCCGCATCCTGGTCCGCGACTCCCCCGTGGCCCAGTCCACGGGCACCTTCGCCTCCCTCATCAGCGACATCGCCACCCAGGTCGAGGACATCCTCGGCCTGGAGTTCAAGGCCCGCGGCTTCGACCCGAAACTCGCCCCGCTCTACGCCCAGGCCCTGGTCGGCATGGTCGCCCTCACCGGCCAGTGGTGGGTGGACACCCGCAAACCGAAGAAGGCCGAGGTCGCCGCCCACCTCGTCAATCTCGCCTGGCACGGCCTGGGCAACCTGGAGGCGAGGCCGCGGTTGATAGGGCATCGGAAGAACTGA
- a CDS encoding acyl-CoA desaturase yields MTAGPEAVEDPPIPADTSAPPAAGTSSATLGGEQRRSLEQITLLLFITVPFVALVAAVPLAWGWGVSWLDLGLMAAMYYIGCHGITIGFHRYFTHGSFKAKRPLRIALAIMGSLAVEGPLVRWVADHRKHHKFSDAEGDPHSPWRFGETVPALMKGLWWAHIGWMFDEEQTPQQKYAPDLIKDGAIRRVSRQFVLWTAVSLLIPPLVGGLVTWSWQGALTAFFWGSLVRVALLHHVTWSINSICHAVGKRPFKSRDRSGNVWWLAVLSCGESWHNLHHADPTCARHGVMKGQLDSSARLIRWFEKAGWAYDVRWPDASRIEARRAEPATGGTSRR; encoded by the coding sequence ATGACCGCTGGTCCTGAAGCCGTAGAAGATCCCCCGATTCCTGCCGATACCTCTGCCCCTCCGGCCGCCGGGACGTCGTCCGCGACGCTGGGCGGCGAGCAGCGCAGGTCGCTGGAGCAGATCACGCTGCTGCTGTTCATCACCGTCCCGTTCGTGGCACTGGTCGCCGCGGTCCCGCTGGCCTGGGGATGGGGGGTGAGCTGGCTGGACCTGGGGCTGATGGCGGCGATGTACTACATCGGCTGCCACGGCATCACGATCGGCTTCCACCGCTACTTCACGCACGGTTCGTTCAAGGCGAAGCGGCCGCTGCGGATCGCGCTCGCGATCATGGGGTCGCTGGCCGTCGAGGGTCCGCTGGTGCGCTGGGTCGCCGATCACCGCAAGCACCACAAGTTCTCCGACGCCGAGGGCGACCCGCATTCGCCGTGGCGCTTCGGCGAGACGGTGCCGGCCCTGATGAAGGGCCTGTGGTGGGCGCACATCGGCTGGATGTTCGACGAGGAGCAGACGCCGCAGCAGAAGTACGCGCCGGACCTGATCAAGGACGGGGCGATCCGCCGGGTCTCCCGACAGTTCGTGCTGTGGACGGCGGTGTCGCTGCTGATCCCGCCGCTGGTGGGCGGCCTGGTGACGTGGTCCTGGCAGGGCGCGCTGACGGCGTTCTTCTGGGGTTCCCTGGTCCGCGTCGCGCTGCTGCACCACGTCACGTGGTCGATCAACTCCATCTGCCACGCGGTCGGCAAGCGCCCCTTCAAGTCCCGCGACCGGTCCGGGAACGTGTGGTGGCTGGCCGTGCTGTCCTGCGGCGAGTCCTGGCACAACCTGCACCACGCGGACCCCACCTGCGCCCGGCACGGCGTGATGAAGGGGCAGCTGGACTCCAGCGCCCGGCTGATCCGCTGGTTCGAGAAGGCGGGCTGGGCGTACGACGTCCGGTGGCCGGACGCGTCCCGTATCGAGGCCCGACGCGCGGAGCCGGCCACCGGGGGTACCTCCCGGCGGTAG
- the pth gene encoding aminoacyl-tRNA hydrolase has protein sequence MADADPWLVVGLGNPGPEYARNRHNVGFMVADLLAERMGGRFKAHKARAQVVEGRCGAPGPSGRRVVVAKPLSFMNLSGGPTTALRDFYKVPVGNIVAIHDELDIDYGALRLKLGGGDNGHNGLKSITKSLGAEYHRVRFGIGRPPGRMQVADFVLKDFSSAERRELDYFVDRAADAVETLIVDGLERAQSTYNS, from the coding sequence ATGGCGGACGCTGATCCGTGGCTGGTGGTGGGGCTGGGTAATCCGGGCCCGGAGTATGCGCGTAATCGCCACAATGTGGGTTTCATGGTGGCGGATCTGCTGGCGGAGCGGATGGGGGGCCGTTTCAAGGCCCACAAGGCGCGGGCGCAGGTGGTGGAGGGGCGTTGTGGCGCGCCGGGTCCGTCGGGTCGTCGTGTCGTGGTGGCGAAGCCGTTGTCGTTCATGAATCTGTCGGGCGGGCCGACGACGGCGTTGCGGGATTTCTACAAGGTGCCCGTCGGCAACATCGTGGCGATTCATGACGAGTTGGATATCGATTACGGTGCGTTGCGGCTGAAGCTGGGGGGCGGCGACAACGGCCACAACGGTCTGAAGTCGATCACGAAGTCGCTGGGTGCGGAGTATCACCGGGTGCGGTTCGGGATCGGCCGTCCGCCGGGTCGTATGCAGGTGGCGGATTTCGTGCTGAAGGATTTCTCGTCGGCGGAGCGGCGCGAGCTGGATTATTTCGTGGACCGTGCGGCGGATGCGGTGGAGACGCTGATCGTGGACGGTTTGGAACGGGCGCAGAGCACGTACAACTCCTGA
- a CDS encoding 50S ribosomal protein L25/general stress protein Ctc → MAEVKLTAQVRTDFGKGAARRARRADLVPAVIYGHGAEPQHVAIHNHALMMALKTPNALIRLDFDGKSELVIPKAVQREAIRQFLVHVDFLAVKKGEKVSVEVPIHVEGDLAPGQHVLEHVLNALPIEAEATHIPESVTVSVQGLEAGASVLAKDIALPSGSALAVEDDAVVLQVVAAQAEAPAEEAAEGEGEGAEA, encoded by the coding sequence ATGGCTGAGGTCAAGCTCACCGCCCAGGTTCGTACCGACTTCGGTAAGGGTGCCGCCCGTCGTGCGCGCCGCGCCGACCTGGTTCCGGCTGTCATCTACGGTCACGGCGCGGAGCCGCAGCACGTGGCGATCCACAACCACGCGCTGATGATGGCGCTGAAGACGCCGAACGCCCTGATCCGTCTGGACTTCGACGGCAAGAGCGAGCTGGTCATCCCCAAGGCCGTGCAGCGTGAGGCGATCCGCCAGTTCCTGGTGCACGTGGACTTCCTGGCCGTGAAGAAGGGCGAGAAGGTCTCCGTCGAGGTGCCGATCCACGTCGAGGGCGACCTGGCGCCGGGCCAGCACGTTCTGGAGCACGTGCTGAACGCGCTGCCCATCGAGGCCGAGGCCACCCACATCCCCGAGTCGGTCACGGTGTCCGTCCAGGGCCTGGAGGCGGGCGCTTCGGTGCTGGCCAAGGACATCGCCCTGCCGTCGGGTTCGGCGCTGGCCGTCGAGGACGACGCGGTCGTGCTGCAGGTTGTCGCGGCGCAGGCCGAGGCTCCGGCCGAGGAGGCCGCCGAGGGTGAGGGCGAAGGCGCCGAGGCCTGA
- a CDS encoding ribose-phosphate diphosphokinase, with amino-acid sequence MTGIKTTGEKKLMLFSGRAHPELAEEVAHQLGVGLVPTKAFDFANGEIYVRYQESARGADCFLIQSHTAPINKWIMEQLIMIDALKRASARSITVIVPFYGYARQDKKHRGREPISARLIADLMKTAGADRVVTVDLHTDQIMGFFDGPVDHLFALPVLADYVGAKVDRDKLTVVSPDAGRVRVADRWCDRLGAPLAIVHKRRDKDVANQVTVHEVVGDVKDRVCVLVDDMIDTGGTICAAADALFANGASDVIVTATHGVLSGPAADRLKNSKVSEFVFTNTLPTPSELELDKITVLSMAPTIARAIREVFEDGSVTSLFEEQ; translated from the coding sequence GTGACCGGGATCAAGACGACCGGCGAGAAGAAGCTGATGCTCTTCTCCGGCCGCGCCCACCCCGAGCTGGCGGAGGAGGTCGCGCATCAGCTGGGTGTGGGCCTGGTCCCGACGAAGGCTTTCGACTTCGCCAACGGTGAGATCTATGTCCGCTATCAGGAGTCGGCGCGTGGCGCGGATTGCTTTTTGATTCAGAGCCACACGGCTCCGATCAATAAGTGGATCATGGAACAGCTGATCATGATTGATGCGCTGAAGCGGGCTTCGGCCCGGAGCATCACGGTGATCGTGCCGTTCTACGGCTATGCGCGGCAGGACAAGAAGCACCGGGGCCGTGAGCCGATTTCGGCGCGGCTGATCGCGGATTTGATGAAGACCGCGGGTGCGGACCGTGTGGTGACCGTGGATCTGCACACGGATCAGATCATGGGCTTCTTCGACGGCCCGGTGGATCACCTTTTCGCGCTGCCGGTCCTCGCGGACTACGTGGGCGCGAAGGTGGACCGCGACAAGCTGACGGTGGTCTCGCCGGACGCCGGCCGGGTGCGGGTCGCGGACCGCTGGTGCGACCGTCTGGGTGCGCCGCTGGCGATCGTCCACAAGCGGCGCGACAAGGACGTGGCGAACCAGGTCACGGTGCACGAGGTCGTCGGTGATGTGAAGGACCGGGTGTGTGTCCTGGTCGACGACATGATCGACACCGGTGGCACGATCTGTGCGGCGGCGGACGCGCTGTTCGCGAACGGTGCGTCGGACGTGATCGTGACGGCGACGCACGGTGTGCTGTCGGGTCCGGCGGCGGACCGGCTGAAGAATTCGAAGGTGAGCGAGTTCGTGTTCACGAACACGCTGCCGACGCCTTCGGAGCTGGAGCTGGACAAGATCACGGTGCTGTCGATGGCGCCGACGATCGCCCGTGCGATCCGTGAGGTGTTCGAGGACGGTTCGGTGACGAGCCTCTTCGAGGAGCAGTGA
- the glmU gene encoding bifunctional UDP-N-acetylglucosamine diphosphorylase/glucosamine-1-phosphate N-acetyltransferase GlmU has translation MSANRPAAVVVLAAGEGTRMKSATPKVLHALCGRSLVGHVVAASRELDPEHLVVVVGHAREQVRAHLSEVDPAARTAVQHEQKGTGHAVRTALEELRDSGVALDGTVIVVCGDTPLLTGETLGLLSETHAADGNAVTVLSAEVPDSTGYGRIVREAGTGAVTAIVEHKDATAGQRAIREINSGVFAFDAQLLVDALGKVRTDNSQGEEYLTDVLGIVREAGHRVGAAVAADHREILGINNRVQLAQARRLLNDRLLERAMLAGVTVVDPGSTWVDVSVTFEPDVTVHPFTELRGATHLATGVEVGPQSRLTDTSVGAGAVVSFTVAEGARIGAGASVGPYAYLRPGTDLGPKSKAGTYVEMKNASIGEGTKVPHLSYVGDATIGEFTNIGAASVFVNYDGEAKHHTTVGSHCKTGSDNMFVAPVTVGDGAYTAAGSVITKDVPPGSLAVARGQQRNIEGWVARKRPGSAAAQAASAARQDSEGER, from the coding sequence GTGAGCGCCAACCGCCCGGCAGCCGTCGTCGTTCTCGCAGCGGGTGAGGGCACCCGCATGAAGTCGGCGACCCCCAAGGTCCTGCACGCCCTCTGCGGCCGCTCTCTCGTCGGCCATGTCGTCGCCGCGTCCCGAGAGCTGGATCCCGAGCATCTCGTCGTGGTCGTCGGCCACGCCCGCGAGCAGGTGCGGGCGCACCTCTCCGAGGTCGATCCCGCCGCGCGCACCGCGGTGCAGCACGAGCAGAAGGGCACCGGGCACGCGGTCCGTACGGCCCTGGAGGAGCTGCGCGACAGCGGTGTCGCCCTCGACGGCACCGTCATCGTCGTCTGCGGCGACACCCCGCTGCTGACCGGCGAGACGCTCGGGCTGCTCAGCGAGACGCATGCGGCCGACGGCAACGCCGTGACGGTGCTGTCCGCCGAGGTCCCGGACTCCACCGGCTACGGGCGCATCGTGCGCGAGGCGGGCACCGGCGCGGTGACCGCGATCGTGGAGCACAAGGACGCCACGGCGGGTCAGCGGGCGATCCGGGAGATCAATTCGGGGGTCTTCGCCTTCGACGCGCAGCTCCTGGTGGACGCGCTCGGCAAGGTACGGACGGACAACAGCCAGGGCGAGGAGTACCTCACCGATGTGCTGGGGATCGTGCGGGAGGCCGGGCACCGGGTCGGTGCGGCGGTGGCCGCGGATCACCGGGAGATCCTGGGGATCAACAACCGGGTGCAGCTGGCGCAGGCGCGCCGGCTGCTGAACGACCGGCTGCTGGAGCGGGCGATGCTGGCCGGTGTGACGGTGGTGGATCCGGGGTCGACGTGGGTGGATGTGTCGGTGACGTTCGAGCCGGACGTGACGGTGCACCCGTTCACGGAGCTGCGGGGTGCCACGCATCTGGCGACGGGCGTCGAGGTGGGTCCGCAGTCCCGGTTGACGGATACGTCGGTGGGTGCGGGCGCGGTGGTGTCGTTCACGGTGGCCGAGGGTGCGCGGATCGGTGCGGGGGCGAGTGTCGGTCCGTACGCGTATCTGCGGCCGGGTACGGATCTGGGTCCGAAGTCGAAGGCCGGCACGTATGTGGAGATGAAGAACGCGTCGATCGGCGAGGGCACGAAGGTGCCGCATCTTTCGTATGTGGGAGATGCCACGATCGGTGAGTTCACCAATATCGGTGCGGCGAGTGTCTTTGTGAACTACGACGGTGAGGCGAAACACCACACGACGGTCGGGTCGCATTGCAAGACGGGGTCGGACAACATGTTTGTGGCTCCGGTCACGGTCGGGGACGGCGCTTATACGGCGGCGGGCTCGGTCATCACCAAGGATGTGCCCCCGGGTTCGCTGGCGGTCGCGCGTGGCCAGCAGCGGAATATCGAGGGTTGGGTCGCGCGGAAGCGGCCCGGAAGCGCCGCCGCGCAGGCGGCTTCGGCTGCTCGCCAGGATTCCGAGGGCGAGCGGTGA
- a CDS encoding sensor histidine kinase produces the protein MTATGASEGVGARGAPVSNGPWWWARRRSAVLDVFLAAASAVECVVEGSAFAHEAQVPELLGMLLGLLAGPVLLVRRRWPVVVVLVSIAVMPAEMGGLLSVVGLYTLAASDVPRRITALLAGMTVTGTLVTTFLSLREDVATQQDFHSPMWFVPLTALAVGLVLTAPPVLWGLYIAARRRLVESLRERADGLERELSLLADRAEERAEWARNEERTRIAREMHDVVAHRVSLMVVHAAALQAVALKDPEKASKNAGLVGDMGRQALTELREMLGVLRTAEGAAGRGVSASGAPERLAAVASQAGAKATARVPAPSADGKPASAPAGGSASVAVSGSGSGSGSGFAAADADAEGPSLTELADLVGQSRAAGMVVELMVDGTAEEESDAGRRYAARVERTVYRVVQEALTNVHKHAPGARARVRLAHRDGELAVQVENGPSEGGAADAGLPSGGNGLVGMRERVTALGGVFVSGPTEAGGFRVSAVLPAARPAIG, from the coding sequence ATGACCGCGACGGGGGCAAGTGAAGGTGTGGGCGCGCGGGGTGCGCCGGTGAGTAACGGGCCGTGGTGGTGGGCCCGGCGGCGGAGCGCCGTGCTGGACGTGTTCCTGGCGGCCGCTTCCGCGGTGGAATGTGTCGTCGAGGGCTCGGCTTTCGCGCACGAGGCGCAGGTGCCCGAGCTGCTGGGGATGCTGCTCGGCCTGCTGGCGGGGCCGGTGCTGCTGGTGCGCCGGCGGTGGCCGGTGGTGGTGGTGCTGGTCTCGATCGCGGTGATGCCCGCGGAGATGGGCGGCCTGCTGAGCGTGGTGGGGCTGTACACGCTGGCCGCGTCGGATGTGCCGCGCCGGATCACGGCCCTGCTGGCGGGCATGACCGTCACGGGGACGCTGGTGACGACCTTCCTCAGCCTGCGCGAGGACGTCGCCACCCAGCAGGACTTCCATTCGCCGATGTGGTTCGTGCCGTTGACGGCGCTGGCGGTGGGGCTGGTGCTGACGGCGCCGCCGGTGCTGTGGGGGCTGTACATCGCGGCCCGGCGGCGGCTCGTGGAGAGCCTGCGGGAGCGGGCCGACGGTCTGGAGCGTGAGCTGTCGCTGCTGGCGGACCGGGCCGAGGAGCGGGCCGAGTGGGCGCGCAACGAGGAGCGGACCCGGATCGCGCGGGAGATGCACGACGTGGTCGCGCACCGGGTGAGTCTGATGGTGGTGCACGCGGCCGCGCTCCAGGCGGTGGCGTTGAAGGACCCGGAGAAGGCGTCGAAGAACGCGGGCCTGGTCGGCGACATGGGGCGCCAGGCGCTGACGGAGCTGCGGGAGATGCTGGGCGTGCTGCGTACGGCCGAGGGGGCGGCGGGGCGCGGTGTCTCGGCGTCGGGTGCGCCGGAGCGGCTGGCGGCGGTGGCGTCGCAGGCGGGGGCGAAGGCGACGGCGCGGGTGCCGGCGCCGTCCGCGGACGGGAAGCCGGCGTCGGCGCCGGCCGGTGGTTCGGCTTCCGTTGCGGTTTCCGGCTCCGGTTCCGGCTCCGGTTCCGGTTTCGCGGCGGCGGACGCGGACGCCGAGGGGCCGTCTCTGACGGAGCTGGCGGATCTGGTGGGCCAGTCCCGGGCGGCCGGGATGGTGGTCGAGCTGATGGTGGACGGCACCGCCGAGGAGGAGTCGGACGCGGGGCGCCGGTACGCGGCGCGGGTGGAGCGGACCGTGTACCGCGTGGTGCAGGAGGCCCTCACGAACGTGCACAAGCATGCGCCGGGGGCGCGGGCGCGGGTGCGGCTGGCGCACCGTGACGGTGAGCTCGCCGTCCAGGTCGAGAACGGGCCCTCCGAAGGTGGTGCGGCCGATGCGGGGTTGCCTAGCGGCGGCAATGGCCTGGTGGGGATGCGGGAGCGGGTGACGGCGCTGGGCGGCGTCTTCGTTTCCGGGCCGACCGAAGCGGGTGGGTTCCGGGTCTCGGCGGTGCTCCCGGCCGCAAGGCCGGCCATCGGTTGA
- a CDS encoding SUKH-3 domain-containing protein produces MPPTTPGPRTPAHDRADSTRFPAAVDVALQEAGWQPGRWDIQQAEHWADTLRAHASPAGHRHTVFPAAVEAWAEFGDLHLTGPGPGRHIAPTPFAINPLHGLHLARTLGDLGRALETDVAPLGREELTTDGTTYTQATLAIDAEGRVYSLDHTGDWYLGPDLDTALGTLVLGTRPLRLGITAHVAD; encoded by the coding sequence ATGCCGCCCACCACCCCCGGCCCCCGCACCCCCGCCCACGACCGCGCCGACTCGACCCGCTTCCCCGCCGCCGTCGACGTCGCCCTCCAGGAAGCCGGCTGGCAGCCCGGCCGCTGGGACATACAGCAGGCGGAACACTGGGCCGACACCCTCCGCGCCCACGCCTCCCCCGCCGGACACCGCCACACCGTCTTCCCCGCCGCCGTCGAGGCCTGGGCCGAATTCGGCGACCTCCACCTCACCGGCCCCGGACCCGGCCGCCACATCGCCCCCACCCCCTTCGCCATCAACCCCCTCCACGGCCTCCACCTCGCCCGCACCCTCGGCGACCTCGGCCGCGCCCTGGAAACCGACGTCGCCCCCCTCGGCCGCGAAGAGCTCACCACCGACGGCACCACCTACACCCAGGCGACCCTCGCCATCGATGCCGAGGGCCGCGTCTACAGCCTCGATCACACCGGCGACTGGTACCTCGGGCCCGACCTCGATACGGCCCTGGGGACGTTGGTGCTGGGCACTCGGCCGTTGCGGCTCGGGATTACAGCGCACGTTGCCGACTGA
- a CDS encoding YwqJ-related putative deaminase codes for MSTTAHHHNAAAGDPRTAAGDPRIGWSGTADADRAPALHHRRDGILPTVGAALSVRGQTLTCTASKAEQPPVLHPLVQDFLDTLATAQRERFTGRCPEAVLLSRHLTAVEGNRGKRASRKPLTNGEARRSLKHSKITARHIREDGDPQHGSYAPPCRSCDALLAHFGVMPISGTTPTGS; via the coding sequence ATGAGCACCACCGCACACCACCACAACGCAGCCGCAGGCGACCCCCGCACCGCCGCCGGCGACCCCCGCATCGGCTGGAGCGGCACCGCCGACGCCGATCGCGCGCCCGCCCTCCACCACCGCCGCGACGGCATCCTCCCCACCGTCGGCGCCGCCCTCTCCGTACGCGGACAGACCCTCACCTGCACCGCGAGCAAGGCGGAACAGCCCCCCGTCCTGCACCCGCTCGTCCAGGACTTCCTCGACACCCTCGCCACCGCACAGCGCGAACGTTTCACCGGCCGCTGCCCCGAAGCCGTCCTGCTCTCCCGCCACCTCACCGCCGTCGAGGGCAACCGCGGCAAACGCGCCTCCCGCAAACCCCTCACCAACGGCGAAGCCCGCCGCTCCCTGAAACACTCCAAGATCACCGCACGCCACATCCGCGAGGACGGCGACCCCCAGCACGGCAGCTACGCCCCGCCCTGCCGCTCCTGCGACGCCCTCCTCGCCCACTTCGGCGTCATGCCCATCAGCGGCACCACGCCCACAGGAAGCTGA
- a CDS encoding HNH endonuclease, which translates to MTTGRQGLGAHPGPQVAGDTAPPNAAYAGQVVHFPDPVRATRYPAGVRMDARGFPEFSPYARAAAEIAEPPEGFGVDELRLTDYVSANAALHAQGHELWIDVPAVATPHGWTWHHVAGTRRMELIPVEVKALLRHHAGLATAAVAHDRRGTRPLQETRPVHFGLPHRDLSVGEEQVAQAEEALGYRLPGAYRSFLKAAGGCAPVGAALDAELGLLVDQPFFTVRDDAAVNDLIYVNKCLRDHFTKDYLGVAFVQGGVIAVKVRGEALGSVWFCAYDDARDRDGWTVQERVERLLLPCGADFDDFLQRLAGNPPELDTVANLMVDGGFAYAVAVGG; encoded by the coding sequence ATGACGACAGGTCGGCAAGGGCTGGGGGCACACCCCGGCCCCCAGGTGGCGGGGGACACCGCCCCACCGAATGCGGCCTATGCCGGACAGGTCGTGCATTTTCCGGACCCGGTCCGTGCCACGCGGTACCCCGCCGGCGTGCGGATGGACGCGCGCGGTTTCCCGGAGTTCTCGCCGTACGCGCGTGCCGCGGCGGAGATCGCCGAGCCGCCGGAGGGCTTCGGGGTCGACGAGCTGCGGCTGACGGACTATGTGTCGGCGAACGCGGCGCTGCACGCGCAGGGCCACGAGCTGTGGATAGACGTGCCGGCCGTGGCGACGCCGCACGGCTGGACCTGGCATCACGTGGCCGGCACCCGGCGGATGGAGCTGATCCCGGTCGAGGTGAAGGCGCTGCTGCGGCATCACGCCGGGCTGGCGACGGCCGCGGTGGCGCACGACAGGCGCGGTACCCGGCCGTTGCAGGAGACCCGGCCGGTGCACTTCGGGCTGCCGCACCGCGACCTGTCGGTGGGTGAGGAGCAGGTGGCGCAGGCCGAGGAGGCGCTGGGCTATCGGCTGCCGGGGGCCTACCGGTCGTTCCTGAAGGCCGCGGGCGGCTGTGCTCCGGTGGGCGCGGCGCTGGACGCGGAGTTGGGGCTGCTGGTCGACCAGCCGTTCTTCACGGTGCGCGACGACGCGGCGGTCAACGATCTGATCTATGTGAACAAGTGCCTGCGGGACCACTTCACCAAGGACTACCTGGGCGTGGCGTTCGTCCAGGGCGGTGTGATCGCGGTGAAGGTGCGCGGCGAGGCGCTCGGTTCGGTGTGGTTCTGCGCGTACGACGATGCGCGGGACCGGGACGGGTGGACGGTGCAGGAGCGGGTGGAGCGGCTGTTGCTGCCGTGCGGCGCGGACTTCGACGATTTTCTGCAGCGGCTGGCGGGCAATCCGCCGGAGCTGGACACCGTGGCGAACCTGATGGTCGACGGCGGTTTCGCGTACGCGGTTGCGGTGGGGGGCTGA